A stretch of Endozoicomonas sp. SCSIO W0465 DNA encodes these proteins:
- a CDS encoding IS4 family transposase, with protein sequence MLPLSPKPWSELTFGCADLGDTRRTKRLVKVAAELSAHTGNSLSSSCEGYTALVTGAYRLIENEAVKPEAIAEAGFQATAKIARQSRLLLALEDTTTLGYKHAVRSELGDLGGPEGSKTRGFHVHSVFLVDADTERSIGLIDQERWVREDVQRGKKNQRRQLPYEGKESFKWQRASENTEQRMGGKMPDIISVCDREADIYEYMHYKLDNRQRFVVRATQNRILVDGELLLFDSLAQTEVLGKYTIVVPQKGGRKKRKATLQVKRKKMTIQAPQRPGGRPEPVTMNIVSAEEIGNDSEDRLHWVLLTTEDIETFEDCRSIIRFYELRWRIEEFHKAWKSGAGVERLRLQSPDNIERLAVILMFVAVRLMQIREALMLPNDRQHKDRKLWSEKTLANEVVSDDEWQVLWLTYEKKALPDKPPTVTWLLQTIARLGGWGDSKHTGQPGWLVVWEGWAKLQDRVKTWQIARQFSAGEM encoded by the coding sequence ATGCTTCCACTTTCTCCTAAACCATGGTCAGAACTAACTTTTGGATGTGCTGATTTGGGCGATACTCGACGTACAAAACGACTTGTCAAAGTTGCTGCCGAGCTTTCAGCTCATACCGGTAATTCTTTGTCATCTTCATGCGAAGGTTATACCGCACTGGTAACTGGAGCTTACCGGCTGATTGAGAATGAGGCCGTAAAGCCTGAAGCAATAGCTGAGGCAGGCTTTCAGGCAACTGCCAAAATAGCGAGACAGTCTCGCCTACTTCTGGCTCTCGAAGATACAACAACCCTGGGTTATAAACATGCTGTCAGATCCGAGCTTGGTGATCTTGGAGGTCCTGAAGGCTCTAAAACCAGAGGATTCCACGTCCACTCTGTCTTCTTGGTTGATGCGGATACAGAGCGAAGCATTGGGCTTATTGATCAAGAACGATGGGTTAGAGAGGACGTTCAGCGGGGGAAAAAGAACCAACGTCGTCAGCTACCTTACGAGGGAAAGGAAAGCTTTAAGTGGCAAAGAGCCTCTGAAAACACAGAACAAAGGATGGGGGGTAAAATGCCTGACATCATCAGTGTTTGCGACCGGGAGGCGGATATATACGAATATATGCACTACAAACTGGATAACCGACAGCGGTTTGTTGTAAGAGCTACACAAAACAGAATCCTGGTGGATGGCGAACTCTTATTATTTGATTCCTTAGCTCAGACTGAAGTGTTGGGGAAATATACGATAGTGGTTCCTCAAAAAGGAGGTAGAAAGAAGCGAAAGGCAACGCTGCAGGTCAAAAGAAAGAAGATGACAATACAGGCGCCGCAAAGGCCAGGCGGCAGGCCGGAACCGGTAACTATGAATATTGTGTCGGCTGAAGAGATTGGCAATGACTCCGAAGACCGTTTGCACTGGGTACTATTGACAACTGAAGATATTGAAACATTCGAAGACTGTCGCTCTATCATTCGATTTTACGAGCTCCGATGGCGAATAGAAGAGTTCCATAAGGCTTGGAAATCGGGAGCAGGAGTAGAAAGGCTTCGTCTGCAATCTCCGGATAACATTGAACGACTTGCGGTCATATTAATGTTTGTCGCTGTCAGACTAATGCAAATCCGTGAAGCATTAATGTTACCGAATGACAGGCAGCACAAAGACAGAAAGCTTTGGAGTGAAAAAACACTCGCGAATGAGGTGGTCAGTGATGATGAATGGCAGGTTCTCTGGCTAACCTATGAAAAAAAAGCGTTGCCCGATAAGCCGCCAACAGTCACTTGGCTGCTTCAAACGATTGCTCGGCTTGGTGGTTGGGGTGATTCAAAGCATACAGGGCAGCCCGGCTGGTTA